From uncultured Draconibacterium sp.:
GGTGTCGGATCATTTCAGAAAAGTCAGCATAGTTTATTCGAATCTGCTTAATCAAGGTCGTATCAACATAAAGGCAAGGCTCAACTTTTGCTATCAACTCCTCAGTAAAGCCATAAACTTCTTGTAATTGATTTGTATTGTAAAACCCACCAAGTAAATCCCGGTATTTTATGATTCGTTTCGCATACACTTGCCCAATACCACTTATACGCATTAATTCTGTTGTGTCTGCCCGGTTAATTTCAATATGCAATTCCTCTTTTATTGTTTCTGATTCAGGAATATTCGCTGGTTCAATTCCAATAAAACTGTGTATTTCACTAAACGTAACCGAATCGAGCCCATAAATTTTTAATAAGTCTTCGGACTTAGCATAACTTCCACCACTTTCGCGATAGGCCACAATGTTTTTTGCCTGAAAATCATTAAGACCATATTTTTTCAATAACTCGTAACTTGCCGTATTCGGATCGAAATTTCCCTCAGGGACGATTTCAGGAACGATTTCAACTTTTCTTTC
This genomic window contains:
- a CDS encoding helix-hairpin-helix domain-containing protein — its product is MEPTPLLTQEEFDEILLEWSKEKDNTELAKRLSYFSFNPNTVAASQLDSLAIPEQIKRNLVKYRAAGGSFKTKEDIRKLYGMTDSIFLAIEPYIEIPKYQPSAVERKVEIVPEIVPEGNFDPNTASYELLKKYGLNDFQAKNIVAYRESGGSYAKSEDLLKIYGLDSVTFSEIHSFIGIEPANIPESETIKEELHIEINRADTTELMRISGIGQVYAKRIIKYRDLLGGFYNTNQLQEVYGFTEELIAKVEPCLYVDTTLIKQIRINYADFSEMIRHPYFDKPKVNAILNEKDHNGPIKNITELTHLKAIDSEFIAKIKPYVSCR